The following proteins are encoded in a genomic region of Heliomicrobium gestii:
- a CDS encoding AzlC family ABC transporter permease, which yields MNTNISNWKKGVRDGIPICLGYFAVSFTFGIMAKNAGLTPFQAVLMSATNITSAGQFAALGLIGASSTYIEMAFTQLVINLRYCLMSCSLSQKINASTDFSHRFLVAFGITDEIFGVSVCKEGKLHPFYNYGLMTSSIPGWTLGTFCGVLSGSLLPERIVSALSIALYAMFIAVIIPPAKGNKILSGIILLSMLVSFLFAKISVLSEISSGFKIILLTLLIAGIAARLFPIQEVANEQ from the coding sequence ATGAACACCAATATTTCGAACTGGAAAAAGGGCGTTAGAGACGGGATTCCCATATGCCTGGGCTATTTTGCCGTGTCCTTTACCTTCGGCATCATGGCAAAGAACGCCGGGCTTACGCCGTTTCAAGCGGTCCTCATGTCGGCAACCAACATCACATCGGCCGGGCAGTTTGCGGCGCTTGGCCTCATCGGGGCGTCGTCGACGTACATAGAGATGGCCTTCACCCAACTCGTCATCAACCTGAGGTACTGTCTGATGTCCTGTTCGCTGTCGCAAAAGATAAATGCCAGCACTGATTTTTCCCATCGATTTTTGGTTGCCTTCGGCATCACCGATGAAATATTTGGGGTGTCTGTTTGTAAAGAGGGGAAACTGCATCCCTTCTACAATTACGGGTTGATGACCTCGAGCATACCGGGCTGGACGTTGGGCACCTTTTGCGGCGTCCTTTCGGGGAGCCTCTTGCCGGAGAGAATCGTCAGCGCCTTGAGCATCGCCCTCTATGCCATGTTTATCGCAGTCATCATTCCGCCGGCGAAGGGCAATAAAATCTTGTCCGGAATCATCCTGCTGTCGATGCTGGTGAGTTTCCTATTCGCCAAGATCTCCGTTCTCAGCGAGATCTCTTCCGGATTCAAAATCATCCTGTTAACGCTATTGATCGCAGGCATTGCTGCCCGACTGTTCCCGATACAGGAGGTTGCCAATGAGCAGTAA
- a CDS encoding AzlD domain-containing protein — protein sequence MSSNVYVYILVMAGVTYLIRLIPLTLMRKEIKNGFVRSFLHYVPYVTLAVMTFPAILNATANVWSASIGFIVAIILAYRGKSLFMVSLLACVSVFLIELIL from the coding sequence ATGAGCAGTAACGTTTATGTATACATACTGGTCATGGCGGGAGTCACCTATCTGATCCGGTTAATCCCGTTGACGCTGATGCGTAAGGAAATCAAGAACGGTTTTGTCCGATCCTTTCTACACTATGTGCCCTATGTGACACTGGCCGTGATGACCTTTCCCGCCATATTGAACGCAACGGCCAATGTATGGTCTGCATCGATCGGCTTCATCGTGGCCATCATCCTCGCCTACCGGGGCAAGAGTCTCTTTATGGTTTCCTTGCTCGCCTGTGTCTCTGTTTTTTTGATCGAGCTTATCTTATAG
- a CDS encoding LytR/AlgR family response regulator transcription factor — translation MLRAIIADDDIGAADDLRDILKTDPRIISIEVVTSFESLAKQLFLSSANVVFLDVEMGDEQNAIQAILPILADTKVEVIPYTGNSSYASDGYDVRAVDFIQKPASERRVHRAITRVVERLYQKIDLNSLKKETTIMFRTKDSYRCVPFQDISFIETSKTSGVLFHLSDNIIIQSTEELSELIPRLLLYPSMMRTHRSYVVNLEQIDSASRGDKSIVLRFRGLRGKDAIVSEKYVLEFRKRFHVR, via the coding sequence TTGCTCAGAGCCATTATTGCTGATGACGATATCGGTGCGGCAGATGATTTAAGAGATATTTTGAAGACGGATCCCCGCATTATTTCTATCGAGGTAGTAACGTCATTTGAATCGTTAGCAAAACAACTATTTCTTTCTTCGGCAAATGTGGTATTTCTAGATGTAGAAATGGGAGATGAGCAAAATGCGATCCAAGCTATTCTTCCTATATTAGCTGACACAAAAGTCGAAGTTATTCCGTATACAGGAAATTCATCCTACGCATCTGACGGATATGATGTGCGTGCCGTTGATTTTATACAAAAACCCGCTTCTGAACGACGAGTTCACAGAGCGATTACTCGTGTAGTTGAACGACTATACCAAAAGATCGATTTGAATTCTTTAAAAAAAGAAACAACAATAATGTTCCGAACAAAGGACAGTTATCGATGTGTTCCTTTTCAAGACATTTCTTTTATTGAAACATCAAAAACAAGTGGTGTATTGTTTCATTTATCGGATAATATTATTATCCAATCGACAGAGGAATTATCTGAGCTAATTCCTCGTCTGTTACTATATCCTTCCATGATGCGTACTCATCGAAGTTATGTAGTCAACCTTGAACAAATTGATAGTGCTTCAAGAGGCGACAAATCAATCGTGTTACGATTTCGTGGACTTCGTGGAAAAGATGCGATTGTCTCGGAGAAGTATGTGTTAGAATTCCGCAAACGGTTTCATGTTCGCTAA
- a CDS encoding ATP-binding protein: MSVRDLFFFFYPAFFHSLICFKIMADLFAFEVSFIRVLGAAFIYDSILTISGNFTGINPDLNTIIETLFICVITRYFLLMPWRYTTTAVAVLSTIIFSIDALYGVLWGWLDMAPGTPADYGIWPLFVGGTGVLICMGGVWITLRHFRVTLRPYVDAFIYSVGNRNGLAIIVAVLAQIAALGISIEGILYNHLGGPFRSIILAGATTFSLFSATTAGRSYILEHYAFHTPQRRERGISHDLRNHLSNIQVLLRRGLLNDASNYMKNLIGELGDITDLEEVGDSYLAAIISATLARFNDVKTSIDVRAPWRAQVNPVDLTATIGNALTNAAEAAGSGGWIEIIIDEDYEMSFFIVRNSGEMPLVARIAAFSTCFSSKGQGRGQGLAQIKRVIRDREGYTRVSTITGGTEVTIAFPLPTPNLVHEG; encoded by the coding sequence ATGTCTGTTCGGGATTTGTTCTTCTTTTTTTATCCAGCTTTTTTTCATTCTTTAATATGTTTTAAAATTATGGCTGATTTGTTTGCCTTTGAGGTTAGTTTTATTCGTGTACTTGGAGCAGCATTTATTTACGATAGTATATTAACGATATCCGGGAATTTTACTGGTATAAATCCAGATCTCAATACTATTATTGAGACTCTTTTTATCTGTGTCATAACTCGCTATTTTCTTTTAATGCCGTGGCGATACACAACAACTGCAGTTGCTGTTTTGTCTACTATTATATTTTCAATAGATGCCCTATATGGAGTTTTATGGGGTTGGCTCGATATGGCGCCCGGCACGCCAGCAGACTATGGTATTTGGCCGTTATTTGTCGGCGGCACCGGTGTCCTCATTTGCATGGGCGGAGTCTGGATCACACTTCGTCATTTTCGGGTAACCTTGCGTCCCTATGTCGATGCATTTATTTACTCAGTGGGAAACAGAAATGGATTAGCAATTATTGTTGCCGTTCTTGCTCAAATTGCAGCGCTAGGTATTTCGATCGAAGGGATACTTTACAATCATCTCGGAGGCCCATTCCGCTCAATCATTCTTGCAGGGGCCACGACTTTCTCTTTATTTTCTGCAACTACTGCAGGACGTTCCTATATTTTAGAACACTATGCCTTCCATACCCCACAACGTAGGGAGCGGGGAATTAGTCACGATCTACGTAATCACTTATCAAATATTCAAGTACTGCTTCGGCGTGGACTATTGAACGATGCGTCAAATTACATGAAGAACCTTATTGGCGAACTCGGTGATATTACGGACTTGGAGGAAGTTGGAGATTCCTATCTCGCAGCCATCATATCCGCTACTCTGGCTCGATTCAATGATGTGAAAACCTCCATTGATGTTCGCGCACCATGGAGAGCACAAGTAAATCCCGTCGATCTTACTGCTACAATTGGCAATGCATTGACAAACGCTGCCGAAGCAGCAGGTTCTGGTGGATGGATTGAAATTATTATTGATGAGGACTATGAGATGTCATTTTTCATTGTTCGTAATTCAGGTGAAATGCCACTAGTGGCCAGAATAGCAGCTTTTAGTACCTGTTTTTCTTCAAAGGGACAAGGGCGAGGCCAAGGCTTAGCTCAAATCAAGAGAGTCATTCGTGACAGAGAAGGGTATACCCGTGTTTCTACTATTACGGGCGGAACTGAGGTTACAATTGCCTTTCCGTTGCCAACACCGAATCTAGTACACGAAGGATGA
- a CDS encoding copper amine oxidase N-terminal domain-containing protein, producing MKKVLFFGVLVGSLLTSSIAFADQAIKLIVNGVDITPNMEAKPIIVDGRTYVPARPLVEALGATVSWDNNTNSVIVTGSNSEGKSGEVGLWEKKPIATTGYNWDFHKDEKVISTANGGKQGSITFDLDNVGIKPVRLKGTIIYENTYDGYSIIEIFGNGESIYKSNQLKGVGTPIQVNLPVEHFSNVTIQLHRYNKDGQLDASGYLYLTLSNLRITSN from the coding sequence ATGAAGAAAGTATTATTTTTTGGAGTCTTAGTAGGATCATTACTCACTTCGTCCATTGCTTTTGCGGACCAGGCTATTAAGCTTATTGTAAACGGAGTAGACATCACTCCTAACATGGAAGCAAAGCCTATTATAGTTGATGGAAGGACATATGTTCCGGCTCGTCCTTTAGTAGAGGCACTTGGAGCGACTGTTTCTTGGGATAATAACACTAACTCCGTAATTGTAACCGGAAGTAATAGTGAAGGTAAATCTGGCGAGGTCGGCCTTTGGGAAAAGAAGCCAATAGCAACTACAGGATATAATTGGGATTTTCATAAAGATGAAAAGGTAATATCTACAGCCAACGGTGGTAAACAAGGGTCCATAACATTTGATTTAGATAATGTCGGTATTAAACCAGTACGATTAAAAGGAACCATTATTTATGAAAATACATACGATGGATACTCAATTATTGAGATATTTGGTAATGGGGAATCTATCTACAAAAGCAACCAGCTTAAAGGAGTTGGAACTCCGATCCAAGTAAATCTACCAGTTGAACATTTCTCGAATGTTACAATTCAGCTTCATCGTTATAATAAAGACGGGCAACTTGATGCTTCTGGGTATCTGTATTTAACTCTCTCCAATTTGCGAATTACCAGTAACTAG
- a CDS encoding ISL3 family transposase, producing the protein MNNTDLFQLALGLTPPWFVSETRFNAEAQELHITIDFVPGSSFACPACAEAGCNVHDTKERSWRHLNFFQHKTFIHAPLPRTKCDRCGAVRQITAPWSRPGSGFTLLFEAYVMTLMKEMPVKSVARIVGEHDSLLWRILHHYVHTTRRKEDLSAVEKRSIDETARTKGHKYVSSVMDAETRRVIFATEGKGADVLPKFKEDFQSHRGCAENITDVCMNMSPAFISGVEKNLPEVAITVDKFHVIKLINEAVDQVRREEQKTMPELKGTRYTWFKNKRHLTMKQKAIMEDVLAQRNAKTGKAYQLRLTFQEMYEKDPMDAPMFFKKWYFWATHSRLAPMKEVAQTMKRHEKGILRWFVSNVTNGLQEGINSVIQAAKRKARGYRSVRNFISMVAGGLDIRKAPERI; encoded by the coding sequence ATGAACAACACAGATTTATTTCAATTAGCCCTCGGCTTAACACCGCCATGGTTTGTCTCTGAAACCCGGTTTAACGCCGAGGCCCAAGAACTGCATATTACGATCGACTTCGTGCCCGGAAGCTCATTTGCTTGCCCGGCTTGTGCTGAAGCTGGCTGCAATGTCCACGATACAAAGGAGAGATCTTGGAGACACCTGAACTTCTTTCAGCACAAGACCTTTATCCATGCACCTTTGCCTCGAACGAAATGCGATCGATGTGGGGCAGTCCGCCAGATAACGGCGCCGTGGAGTCGACCCGGCAGTGGATTCACCCTGCTCTTTGAGGCCTATGTGATGACACTCATGAAAGAAATGCCTGTTAAATCAGTCGCGCGAATCGTTGGGGAACATGACTCTCTCCTGTGGCGAATCCTCCATCACTATGTTCATACAACTCGTCGAAAAGAAGACCTGTCGGCCGTCGAGAAGAGAAGCATCGATGAGACGGCTCGGACCAAAGGGCACAAGTACGTCTCGAGCGTGATGGACGCCGAGACCCGGCGAGTCATCTTTGCCACAGAGGGAAAGGGCGCCGACGTGCTTCCAAAGTTCAAAGAAGATTTTCAATCCCATAGGGGTTGTGCGGAGAATATTACCGATGTTTGTATGAACATGTCCCCAGCCTTTATTTCCGGCGTGGAGAAAAATCTTCCGGAAGTAGCGATAACCGTTGACAAGTTCCATGTGATCAAACTTATCAACGAAGCGGTGGATCAAGTTCGACGGGAAGAACAAAAGACGATGCCGGAGTTGAAAGGAACGCGCTATACCTGGTTTAAAAACAAAAGGCATCTAACGATGAAGCAAAAAGCAATTATGGAGGATGTGCTGGCCCAACGAAACGCAAAGACCGGCAAAGCATATCAGCTCCGACTCACATTTCAAGAAATGTACGAAAAAGACCCCATGGATGCGCCGATGTTCTTTAAAAAGTGGTACTTCTGGGCGACACATAGTCGGTTAGCGCCGATGAAAGAAGTGGCACAGACCATGAAGCGACATGAGAAAGGCATCCTGCGGTGGTTTGTCTCAAACGTTACGAATGGGTTGCAAGAAGGGATCAATAGCGTGATTCAGGCGGCCAAACGTAAAGCGCGAGGGTACAGGTCAGTACGCAACTTTATTTCCATGGTTGCGGGTGGGCTAGACATTCGTAAAGCACCGGAGAGAATTTGA
- a CDS encoding HD-GYP domain-containing protein, whose translation MESFQNVVFSLAQALEARDHYSVNHSKRTSDFAHQLALRVMDDPGEAEVIKIAGLLHDIGKIGIRDEILFKPGKLTPDEFEAIKAHPVTGEKICASIHTLAPVLPLIRHHHEAYNGKGYPDGLQGEDIPLGGRILAIADTYDALTSNRPYRKALPQAEALAILRSHAGEQWDPDLTACFCDMVEEEGEAIG comes from the coding sequence TTGGAGAGCTTCCAAAACGTCGTTTTTTCCCTGGCCCAAGCCTTAGAAGCCCGGGATCATTACAGCGTCAACCACTCCAAGCGAACCTCCGACTTTGCTCACCAATTGGCCCTCCGGGTGATGGACGATCCTGGGGAGGCCGAGGTGATCAAAATCGCCGGACTGCTTCACGACATCGGCAAGATCGGCATTCGCGACGAAATCCTCTTTAAGCCCGGCAAGTTGACACCCGACGAGTTTGAGGCCATCAAGGCCCACCCCGTCACGGGAGAGAAGATCTGCGCCTCCATCCACACCCTGGCCCCGGTGCTGCCCCTGATTCGCCACCACCATGAGGCGTACAACGGCAAGGGCTACCCTGACGGCCTGCAGGGCGAGGACATCCCCCTGGGCGGCCGCATCCTCGCCATCGCCGACACCTATGACGCCTTGACGAGCAATCGGCCCTACCGCAAGGCGCTCCCCCAAGCGGAGGCGCTCGCCATCCTCCGCAGCCACGCAGGGGAGCAGTGGGACCCAGATCTGACGGCCTGTTTTTGTGACATGGTTGAGGAGGAAGGGGAAGCCATTGGTTAA
- a CDS encoding MoaD/ThiS family protein encodes MSDSQEATRDAITVFVKLFATFRLNRFPTRLMEFPAGSAVRDALSVLAIPEKEVAICMVNGHSKEIDHILSDGDTLSLFPPVGGG; translated from the coding sequence ATGAGCGATTCGCAGGAAGCGACGAGAGACGCCATCACGGTGTTTGTCAAACTCTTTGCCACCTTTCGTTTGAACCGCTTTCCCACGCGCCTTATGGAGTTTCCCGCCGGGTCGGCTGTTCGCGACGCCTTGTCCGTGCTGGCCATTCCCGAGAAAGAAGTCGCCATTTGCATGGTCAATGGCCATTCCAAGGAGATTGACCATATCCTCTCCGACGGAGATACCTTGTCCCTCTTTCCCCCTGTCGGCGGGGGTTGA
- a CDS encoding polysaccharide deacetylase family protein, translating into MQGDGQAAAKPVVDAAAAPGGGQSAQEERHVDRTMALRWFALLTLTALLALLAQASLVNEGLLRQQIQARSQIESLEAQVRQLNDTVEQLQREKQRWRANQSPTGAAYGEKLPEKKTAYLTFDDGPSENTAAVLNILARYHVKATFFVNGNPTAAGKALYQRIVQEGHALGNHTYSHDYKKVYASMDAFLADARRLDDLIEEATGLRPELLRFPGGSNNLVSPSRRFMSELTRRVIDAGYQYVDWNVDSLDAAKTTQDRAIIVDAVTQQAAGQDRVIVLFHDSQPKRTTVEALPEVIERLQAEGYGFESLTKNAYTVKFL; encoded by the coding sequence ATGCAGGGGGACGGGCAGGCTGCGGCAAAACCGGTCGTCGACGCCGCGGCAGCGCCCGGAGGCGGACAGTCCGCCCAGGAAGAGCGGCATGTCGACAGGACAATGGCGTTGCGTTGGTTTGCGCTCCTAACGCTCACGGCGTTGCTCGCTTTGTTGGCCCAGGCCAGCCTGGTCAATGAAGGCTTGCTGCGGCAGCAGATCCAGGCGCGAAGTCAGATCGAGAGCCTGGAGGCCCAGGTCCGGCAGTTGAACGACACGGTGGAGCAGTTGCAGCGCGAGAAGCAACGGTGGCGGGCAAACCAAAGCCCAACAGGCGCTGCGTACGGGGAGAAACTTCCGGAAAAAAAAACGGCCTATCTGACCTTCGATGACGGCCCCAGCGAAAACACCGCGGCGGTCCTGAACATCCTGGCCCGTTACCATGTAAAAGCCACCTTTTTTGTCAACGGCAACCCGACGGCCGCCGGCAAGGCGCTCTACCAGCGGATCGTCCAGGAGGGGCATGCCCTCGGCAACCACACCTACAGCCATGACTACAAGAAGGTCTACGCCTCGATGGACGCCTTTTTGGCGGATGCCCGTCGACTCGACGACCTGATCGAAGAGGCGACAGGGCTTCGGCCCGAACTCCTCCGCTTTCCCGGCGGCTCGAACAACCTCGTCTCGCCGAGCCGCAGGTTCATGAGCGAGTTGACGCGCCGGGTGATCGACGCCGGGTATCAGTATGTGGATTGGAACGTCGATTCCCTCGACGCCGCCAAGACGACCCAAGACAGGGCGATCATCGTCGACGCCGTGACCCAGCAGGCGGCTGGTCAAGATCGGGTCATTGTGCTGTTTCATGACAGTCAACCCAAGCGGACGACCGTCGAGGCGTTGCCGGAGGTCATCGAGCGACTGCAGGCAGAGGGATATGGCTTCGAGTCGCTGACCAAGAACGCCTACACGGTCAAATTTTTATAA
- the comA gene encoding phosphosulfolactate synthase yields the protein MTSKPLWFPPVSWPTGFRNEKPRTQGVTMIFDKGIGLVSFHDLLEMAADHIDFIKLGFGSAALYRPEILEQKVNLARRYGVEVYVGGTLGEIAYWQGGYEELLAGLQAVDIRWVEISDGTIQIPSRERRALIRKVTDRGFQVLTEVGKKDPRQTLPLPAIIRQIREDLAEGASYVIVEGRESGKGVNFYDSKGEIRDDDLEAMVEAVGKVDALLWEAPMKEQQQALIKRFGVNVNLGNIPVHEAIALESLRRGLRSDTLALAIEEKARQEASAADNGRP from the coding sequence ATGACCAGCAAGCCGCTCTGGTTTCCGCCGGTGTCGTGGCCGACGGGGTTTCGCAACGAAAAGCCGCGCACACAGGGCGTGACCATGATCTTTGACAAGGGAATCGGGTTGGTGTCCTTTCATGACCTGCTCGAAATGGCCGCCGATCACATCGATTTTATCAAGCTGGGTTTTGGGTCGGCGGCGCTCTACCGGCCGGAAATCCTGGAACAGAAGGTAAACCTGGCCCGTCGCTACGGTGTCGAGGTCTATGTAGGGGGAACCCTCGGCGAGATCGCTTACTGGCAGGGCGGCTATGAGGAACTGCTGGCGGGCCTGCAGGCCGTCGACATCCGCTGGGTCGAGATCTCCGACGGGACGATCCAGATCCCCTCCCGGGAACGGCGCGCCCTGATCCGCAAGGTGACGGACAGGGGGTTTCAGGTGTTGACGGAGGTGGGGAAAAAAGATCCCCGTCAAACGCTTCCGCTGCCGGCGATCATCCGCCAAATCAGGGAAGACCTGGCCGAAGGCGCTTCCTATGTCATCGTCGAGGGGCGTGAATCGGGAAAAGGGGTCAACTTCTACGACAGCAAGGGAGAGATCCGCGACGATGACCTGGAGGCGATGGTGGAGGCCGTCGGAAAGGTCGATGCGCTGCTGTGGGAAGCGCCCATGAAAGAGCAGCAGCAAGCCCTGATCAAGCGTTTCGGCGTCAATGTGAACCTGGGGAATATTCCGGTCCATGAAGCGATTGCCCTGGAATCGCTGCGCCGCGGCCTGCGCTCCGACACGCTCGCGCTAGCCATCGAGGAAAAGGCGCGGCAAGAAGCGAGCGCGGCGGACAACGGGCGCCCCTAG
- a CDS encoding 2-phosphosulfolactate phosphatase produces MYVEVIATHQNVTRDELEGRYVIVIDTLRATSTIVTALAHGCKQVFPVANLNEARVLASSWDSDKVLLGGEGQGRPLPGVFLGNSPRDYTAEVVGGKTLFLVTTNGTVALQKAQKAAPVLVGSLLNGETVARRVLHDDPDDLVILCAGTQGYFALEDIVTAGKIIGHIWESRPAVVNELAIAAFQLYQFNQQQLPSLMAQTIHGRRLVDMGDGDDLRFCLQEDIFPLLAHQAVARVCLLTPEPALAQENNGSRGSSWHGTQGRA; encoded by the coding sequence TTGTATGTCGAGGTGATCGCTACCCATCAGAACGTGACCCGTGACGAGTTGGAAGGCCGGTATGTCATCGTCATCGACACCCTGCGGGCCACCTCCACCATCGTCACCGCGCTGGCCCACGGCTGTAAACAGGTGTTTCCTGTGGCCAATCTCAATGAGGCGAGGGTGCTCGCGTCCAGCTGGGACAGTGACAAGGTGTTGCTGGGGGGAGAGGGGCAGGGACGTCCCCTCCCGGGGGTCTTCCTGGGCAACTCCCCTCGCGACTATACGGCGGAAGTGGTGGGCGGCAAGACGCTTTTCTTGGTCACCACCAACGGCACGGTGGCCCTGCAAAAAGCGCAGAAGGCCGCCCCGGTGCTGGTGGGCAGCCTTTTAAACGGCGAGACGGTGGCGCGCCGCGTTCTTCACGACGATCCCGATGACCTGGTCATCCTCTGCGCGGGAACGCAGGGTTACTTCGCCCTGGAGGACATCGTCACGGCGGGCAAGATCATCGGCCACATCTGGGAAAGCCGCCCTGCCGTCGTCAATGAGCTGGCCATCGCCGCCTTCCAGTTGTACCAGTTCAATCAGCAACAGCTGCCGTCGCTGATGGCGCAGACCATCCATGGCCGGCGGCTCGTCGACATGGGCGATGGGGACGATCTGCGCTTTTGCCTGCAGGAAGACATCTTCCCCCTGCTGGCCCATCAGGCGGTGGCCCGCGTCTGCCTCTTGACGCCCGAGCCGGCGCTGGCTCAGGAGAACAACGGCAGTCGTGGCAGTTCATGGCATGGAACCCAAGGGAGAGCATAA
- a CDS encoding DUF441 domain-containing protein, which translates to MRGGTVLLIFVLLLGAIARSPMTVMAAAAILALSYLGWGGLLEWIEQNGVDMGLIMLTLAMLAPFATGKVGAREVLLSFASLPGLIALIGGILATNLNKQGIDLLSGEPQIIVGMIVGSLVGIVLFGGVPVGPLMAGGLTALFLQIYWWLTR; encoded by the coding sequence TTGCGTGGCGGGACTGTGCTGCTGATCTTTGTTTTGCTCTTGGGCGCCATCGCCCGTTCTCCCATGACGGTCATGGCCGCTGCGGCGATCCTGGCGCTGAGTTATCTCGGCTGGGGCGGCCTGCTGGAATGGATTGAACAGAACGGGGTGGACATGGGCCTCATCATGCTTACGTTGGCCATGCTGGCGCCCTTTGCGACGGGCAAGGTGGGCGCCCGGGAGGTCTTGCTTTCCTTCGCCTCCCTGCCGGGGCTGATCGCCCTGATCGGCGGCATCCTGGCGACCAACCTGAACAAGCAAGGCATCGACCTCTTGTCGGGGGAGCCGCAGATCATCGTGGGGATGATCGTGGGATCACTCGTCGGCATCGTTCTCTTCGGCGGCGTCCCCGTGGGACCGCTGATGGCGGGCGGGCTGACGGCGCTCTTTTTGCAGATCTACTGGTGGCTGACGCGCTGA
- a CDS encoding MFS transporter, protein MEHSHRASRLDPIEVKQDIPSGEWAGAIDRPSRSETNIAEFAGTEFASEWAGTLSPALSSAREDGKSSAAGAAKADNWVLAALAGVPLIMVLGNSMLIPAFPQIREAMGISPFQVGLLITFFSIPAGLAIPFLGFLSDRIGRKKIMVPALLLYGIGGLISGLSPVLFQNSYAVMLTGRIVQGLAAAGTAPIAMALIGDLYQNQSRNKALGVLESTNGLGKVISPILGSLLVLLIWWSLFFVYAALAVPVALAIAFLVKEKPISPGQANKSFSAYFSGVSELFQKKAATLLIAFFGGMLALFTLFGVLSYLSDALEATYGLQGVRKGLVLAIPVLASASTALGTGFFLQKRPQYLKTTLLTGLGLFSTALVLSALFKTIPAVLALLAVLGLGTGLTLPSLNTIVTSSASEEKRGAITAFYGGVRFIGVALGPPVFSLLEKGGPWALYGPWAVAGAATLVLAWFFLKTPKSQATGAAG, encoded by the coding sequence ATGGAGCATTCCCATCGCGCTTCCCGTCTGGACCCGATTGAGGTGAAACAGGACATACCGAGCGGCGAGTGGGCCGGCGCCATCGATCGGCCGTCCCGGTCGGAGACGAACATCGCCGAGTTTGCCGGAACAGAGTTTGCCAGCGAGTGGGCCGGCACCTTGAGCCCCGCCCTCTCGTCAGCGCGAGAGGACGGGAAGAGCAGCGCCGCCGGCGCGGCCAAAGCCGACAACTGGGTGCTCGCCGCCCTCGCCGGCGTCCCCCTGATCATGGTGCTCGGCAACTCCATGCTGATCCCCGCCTTCCCCCAGATCCGCGAGGCCATGGGCATCAGCCCCTTTCAGGTCGGCCTCCTGATCACCTTCTTCTCCATCCCCGCCGGTCTCGCCATACCCTTTCTGGGCTTTTTGTCCGATCGCATCGGGCGAAAGAAGATCATGGTGCCGGCGCTGCTCCTCTACGGCATCGGCGGCCTCATCTCCGGCCTGTCCCCCGTCCTGTTTCAAAATTCCTACGCCGTCATGCTGACGGGACGGATCGTCCAGGGACTCGCCGCCGCCGGCACGGCCCCCATCGCCATGGCGCTCATCGGCGACCTCTACCAGAACCAGTCGCGCAACAAGGCCCTCGGGGTGCTCGAGTCGACCAACGGCCTCGGCAAGGTCATCAGCCCCATCCTCGGTTCCCTGCTCGTCCTGCTCATCTGGTGGTCCCTCTTCTTCGTCTATGCCGCCCTCGCCGTTCCCGTCGCCCTGGCCATCGCCTTTTTGGTCAAAGAGAAACCGATATCGCCGGGCCAGGCCAACAAAAGCTTTTCAGCTTACTTTTCCGGCGTCTCCGAACTGTTTCAGAAAAAGGCGGCCACACTGTTGATCGCCTTCTTCGGCGGCATGCTCGCCCTCTTCACCCTCTTCGGCGTCCTCTCCTACCTCTCCGACGCCCTGGAAGCCACCTATGGCCTGCAAGGCGTGCGCAAGGGGCTTGTCCTGGCCATTCCCGTGCTGGCCTCGGCCAGCACCGCCCTGGGCACCGGCTTTTTCCTGCAAAAACGACCCCAATACCTGAAGACGACCCTGCTGACAGGCCTCGGACTCTTCTCGACGGCACTGGTCTTGTCGGCCCTGTTTAAGACGATCCCCGCCGTACTGGCCCTCTTGGCCGTCCTCGGCCTCGGCACCGGCCTGACGCTGCCCAGCCTGAACACCATCGTCACCTCTTCCGCCTCCGAAGAAAAACGCGGCGCCATCACCGCTTTTTACGGCGGCGTTCGCTTCATCGGCGTCGCCCTCGGTCCCCCCGTCTTCAGCCTGCTGGAAAAAGGCGGCCCTTGGGCGCTCTACGGCCCCTGGGCGGTGGCCGGCGCCGCCACGCTGGTTCTGGCCTGGTTTTTCCTGAAAACGCCAAAAAGCCAGGCCACCGGCGCAGCCGGTTAA